The Flaviramulus sp. BrNp1-15 genome has a window encoding:
- the dnaK gene encoding molecular chaperone DnaK, with protein sequence MSKIIGIDLGTTNSCVSVMEGNEPVVIPNAEGKRTTPSVIAFVEGGEIKVGDPAKRQAVTNPTKTVYSIKRFMGNKYSESKKEAERVPYKVVKGDNDTPRVDIEGRLYTPQELSAMILQKMKKTAEDYLGTDVSRAVITVPAYFNDSQRQATKEAGEIAGLKVERIINEPTAAALAYGMDKKGTDQKIVVFDFGGGTHDVSILELGDGVFEVLSTDGDTHLGGDDVDEKIINWLADEFNAEESMDLRKDPMSLQRLKEAAEKAKIELSSSAQTEINLPYITATASGPKHLVRTLTRSKFEQLIDDLVKRTIEPCESALKAAGLSKSDIDEVILVGGSTRIPAVQAAVEKFFGKAPSKGVNPDEVVSLGAGIQGGVLTGDVKDVLLLDVTPLSLGIETMGNVFTKLIEANTTIPTKKSQVFSTAADNQPSVEIHVLQGERAMAADNKTIGRFHLDGIPPARRGTPQIEVTFDIDANGIIKVSAEDKATGKKQDIRIEASSGLTEDEIQKMKADAEANAEADKAAAETAQKLNEADSMIFQTEKQLEEFGDKLSDDKKQPIVDALEELKKAYETKDLAVITPALDKINEAWKVASEEMYKAQAEAQQAGGAQPGPDASQNGDANEGSDVEDVDFEEVK encoded by the coding sequence ATGAGTAAAATTATTGGAATCGATTTAGGAACAACCAACTCTTGCGTTTCTGTGATGGAAGGTAATGAGCCGGTAGTTATTCCTAATGCTGAGGGAAAAAGAACAACACCATCTGTAATTGCTTTTGTAGAAGGCGGTGAAATTAAAGTTGGTGACCCAGCAAAAAGACAAGCAGTAACTAATCCTACTAAAACGGTTTATTCGATTAAACGTTTTATGGGAAACAAATATTCTGAATCTAAAAAAGAAGCAGAACGCGTACCTTATAAAGTAGTAAAAGGTGATAATGACACACCTAGAGTTGATATTGAAGGACGCTTATATACACCTCAAGAATTAAGTGCAATGATTCTTCAAAAAATGAAGAAAACTGCCGAAGATTATTTAGGAACAGATGTAAGTAGAGCGGTAATTACAGTACCTGCATATTTTAATGATAGTCAGCGTCAAGCAACTAAAGAAGCTGGAGAAATTGCAGGTTTAAAAGTAGAGCGTATTATTAATGAGCCTACTGCAGCGGCATTAGCTTATGGAATGGACAAAAAAGGTACTGACCAAAAAATAGTAGTATTTGATTTTGGTGGAGGAACACATGATGTATCTATTCTTGAATTAGGAGATGGTGTATTTGAAGTATTGTCTACAGATGGTGATACACACTTAGGTGGTGATGATGTAGATGAAAAAATCATTAACTGGTTAGCAGATGAGTTTAATGCTGAAGAGTCTATGGATTTAAGAAAAGATCCTATGTCTTTACAACGTTTAAAAGAAGCTGCAGAAAAAGCTAAGATAGAATTATCTTCTTCTGCTCAAACAGAAATCAATTTACCATATATTACAGCAACTGCTAGTGGACCAAAACACTTAGTGCGCACATTGACACGTTCTAAATTTGAGCAATTAATTGACGATTTAGTAAAACGAACTATCGAGCCATGTGAGTCTGCATTAAAAGCAGCTGGTTTATCAAAATCTGATATTGACGAGGTTATTTTAGTAGGTGGTTCTACACGTATTCCTGCAGTACAAGCAGCAGTAGAGAAATTCTTTGGAAAAGCACCAAGTAAAGGTGTAAACCCAGATGAAGTTGTATCTCTAGGAGCTGGTATTCAAGGTGGTGTATTAACAGGAGATGTTAAAGATGTATTATTATTAGACGTAACACCATTATCTCTTGGAATCGAAACTATGGGTAATGTATTCACAAAGCTTATTGAAGCGAATACAACCATTCCTACTAAAAAATCACAAGTATTCTCAACAGCGGCAGATAATCAGCCTTCTGTAGAAATTCATGTGTTACAAGGAGAAAGAGCTATGGCTGCCGATAACAAAACTATTGGACGTTTTCACTTAGATGGTATTCCACCAGCAAGACGTGGTACACCTCAAATTGAAGTAACGTTTGATATTGATGCCAACGGTATTATAAAAGTATCTGCTGAAGATAAAGCGACTGGTAAGAAACAAGATATTAGAATTGAAGCTTCATCTGGATTGACTGAAGATGAAATTCAAAAAATGAAAGCTGATGCAGAAGCAAATGCAGAAGCAGATAAAGCTGCAGCAGAAACTGCTCAAAAATTAAACGAAGCAGATTCTATGATTTTCCAAACGGAAAAACAATTAGAAGAGTTTGGTGATAAATTATCTGATGATAAAAAACAGCCAATAGTTGACGCTTTAGAAGAATTGAAAAAAGCTTACGAAACTAAAGATTTAGCGGTTATTACGCCTGCTTTAGATAAGATAAACGAAGCTTGGAAAGTAGCCAGTGAAGAAATGTACAAAGCACAAGCTGAAGCTCAGCAAGCTGGAGGCGCACAACCAGGACCAGATGCTAGCCAAAACGGTGATGCAAATGAAGGTAGTGATGTTGAAGACGTAGACTTTGAAGAAGTGAAATAA
- a CDS encoding glycoside hydrolase family 3 C-terminal domain-containing protein: MKTNRLNKLIKTSLLSLLIITGISCKNNKKVSEEKEHQTITLNGHTFKDLNNNGELDAYEDSRLTIEERVQDLIEKLTDEEKADLVVGIGMPGFDFETMQFSPNADLGKVPGSAGGTKAIERLGLPSIIVADGPAGLRISPERKNDTNTYFATAFPVGTALASTWNETLINSVGKAMGNEVKEYGVDVILGPGMNIHRNPLCGRNFEYYSEDPVQSGKIAAAMVNGIQSNGVGTSIKHYVANNQERNRMGINAHVSERAMREIYLRGFEITVKDAQPWTIMSSYNLVNGTYTSSSKDLLTTILRDEWGFKGLVMTDWFGGYNNSHFNPDILKNEVSDVASQLAAGNDLLMPGLPKQKETIIKNVEAGNITNETINTNLKRVLALVLKSPAMNNYKFSNKPDLKEHADITRQVAAEATILLKNDNNTLPFNSKSSSLAVFGNTSYNFIAGGTGSGDVNEAYTISLIEGLTNAGFSIDKELEGIYVPYVEKQNEEEMARREKEGGILAVPKRIPELELDKSTIQNKANSSEIAIITIGRNAGESGDRKVEEDFNLAQDEVNLINNVSEAFHAKGKKVVVVLNIGGVIETASWKNKVDAIILPWQPGQEGGNSVADVFTGKVAPSGKLTMTFPVNYEDAIATKNWIGTPADNPTSVSYEEGIYVGYRYFNTFNVKPSYEFGYGLSYTTFDYSNLTLNTKTFTDKISVSVNITNTGKTAGKEVVQLYLSAPEKSIDKPKEELKAFGKTKVLQPGESQTITLTLNAKDLASFVPNRNAWVADAGTYKLLIGASSLNIKQTVEFSVENEIVAEKTNPTLALDIQFTDLKH, translated from the coding sequence ATGAAAACCAATAGACTAAATAAGTTGATAAAGACTTCTCTTCTATCTCTTTTAATTATTACAGGGATTTCTTGTAAGAACAATAAAAAAGTTTCAGAAGAAAAAGAACATCAAACCATAACATTAAATGGCCACACATTTAAGGACTTGAACAATAATGGAGAGCTAGATGCTTATGAAGATTCGCGTTTAACAATAGAAGAACGAGTACAAGATTTAATTGAAAAATTAACAGATGAAGAAAAAGCCGATTTAGTTGTAGGGATTGGTATGCCTGGGTTTGATTTTGAAACTATGCAATTTTCACCAAATGCAGATTTAGGAAAAGTACCTGGTTCTGCAGGTGGCACAAAAGCTATAGAAAGATTAGGATTACCTTCTATAATTGTTGCAGATGGTCCTGCAGGATTAAGAATAAGTCCAGAGCGTAAAAATGATACTAACACCTATTTTGCAACTGCTTTTCCTGTAGGAACTGCATTAGCTTCAACATGGAATGAAACACTAATAAATAGTGTAGGTAAAGCTATGGGTAACGAAGTAAAAGAGTATGGTGTAGATGTTATTTTAGGCCCTGGAATGAATATTCATAGAAATCCATTATGTGGAAGAAACTTCGAATATTATTCAGAAGACCCTGTGCAATCAGGCAAAATTGCTGCTGCTATGGTAAATGGTATACAGTCTAATGGTGTAGGTACATCAATAAAACATTATGTTGCCAATAACCAAGAGCGAAACCGAATGGGTATAAATGCTCATGTTAGCGAAAGAGCAATGAGAGAAATTTATTTAAGAGGTTTCGAAATTACTGTTAAAGACGCACAACCATGGACAATTATGTCTTCTTACAACTTAGTTAATGGCACTTATACTTCTTCTAGTAAAGATTTGTTAACTACAATTTTAAGAGATGAGTGGGGATTTAAAGGTTTAGTTATGACAGATTGGTTTGGTGGTTATAACAATTCTCATTTCAATCCAGATATTTTAAAAAATGAAGTTAGTGATGTTGCTAGTCAACTAGCAGCTGGTAATGATTTATTAATGCCTGGGCTTCCTAAACAAAAAGAGACCATTATAAAAAATGTAGAAGCTGGTAATATTACCAATGAAACTATTAATACTAATTTAAAAAGAGTATTAGCATTAGTGCTGAAGTCTCCTGCAATGAACAATTACAAATTTTCAAACAAACCTGACTTAAAAGAACACGCAGACATTACAAGACAAGTGGCAGCCGAAGCAACTATTTTATTAAAGAACGATAATAACACATTGCCTTTTAATTCAAAATCATCTTCTTTAGCAGTTTTTGGTAATACCTCATACAATTTTATAGCAGGCGGAACAGGAAGTGGTGATGTAAATGAAGCCTATACAATATCGTTAATTGAAGGATTAACAAATGCTGGGTTTTCTATAGACAAAGAGCTTGAAGGTATATATGTACCCTATGTTGAAAAGCAAAATGAAGAAGAAATGGCACGTAGAGAAAAAGAGGGTGGAATATTAGCAGTGCCAAAAAGAATTCCAGAATTAGAATTAGATAAATCAACAATACAGAACAAAGCAAATTCATCAGAAATAGCCATAATCACTATTGGTAGAAATGCTGGCGAATCTGGAGACAGAAAAGTAGAAGAAGATTTTAACTTAGCTCAAGATGAAGTTAATTTAATAAATAATGTTTCAGAAGCATTTCATGCTAAAGGCAAAAAAGTTGTTGTTGTTTTAAATATTGGTGGTGTTATTGAAACTGCTAGTTGGAAAAATAAAGTAGATGCTATTATATTACCTTGGCAACCAGGACAAGAAGGTGGTAATTCTGTAGCAGATGTATTTACTGGTAAAGTTGCACCTTCTGGTAAATTAACCATGACATTTCCTGTAAACTACGAAGATGCTATTGCTACGAAAAACTGGATAGGAACTCCTGCCGATAACCCAACCAGTGTTTCTTACGAAGAAGGTATTTATGTAGGCTATCGCTATTTTAACACCTTTAACGTAAAACCTTCTTATGAGTTTGGTTACGGTTTATCTTATACTACGTTTGATTATTCTAACCTTACTTTAAACACTAAAACATTTACAGATAAAATTAGTGTTTCAGTAAATATCACTAACACAGGTAAAACCGCTGGAAAAGAAGTTGTACAACTCTATTTATCTGCACCAGAAAAATCAATCGATAAACCAAAAGAAGAGCTAAAAGCCTTTGGTAAAACTAAAGTATTACAACCTGGTGAAAGTCAAACTATAACTTTAACTCTAAATGCTAAAGATTTAGCATCTTTTGTTCCAAATAGAAATGCATGGGTTGCTGATGCTGGAACTTATAAATTACTAATAGGTGCATCATCATTAAATATTAAACAAACTGTAGAATTTTCAGTAGAAAATGAAATAGTTGCTGAAAAAACAAACCCAACATTAGCTCTTGATATACAATTTACTGATTTGAAGCATTAG
- a CDS encoding NUDIX domain-containing protein translates to MDFKRILEEKSKESWEIYLPNLSIDCVVFGFHDATLKVLILKMKDNVLWGLPGGYILKDEAINDAAIRILKERTGADDIYLQQFRVFGNLNRSEGFFKDFSDDLWHKQRFVSIGYYALVDFSKVTPKVDFLSTNCEWRSIEDLPELMMDHRFIFDKALITLRKQLVHKPIGYNLLPEKFTMPELQKLYEKILGKKLNRGNFYRKMLRYDILNKLDETRKGGAHKAPDLYSFNLKKYQEALKNGLNEIW, encoded by the coding sequence ATGGATTTTAAAAGAATACTTGAAGAAAAATCAAAAGAATCATGGGAAATCTATTTACCAAATCTATCGATAGATTGTGTGGTGTTTGGATTTCATGATGCTACTCTAAAGGTGTTAATCTTAAAAATGAAAGATAATGTGCTTTGGGGATTACCAGGAGGATATATTTTAAAGGATGAAGCCATAAATGATGCTGCAATTAGAATATTGAAGGAAAGAACCGGAGCAGACGATATTTATCTACAACAATTTAGAGTTTTTGGGAATTTAAATCGTTCTGAAGGATTTTTTAAAGATTTCTCAGATGATTTATGGCATAAGCAACGTTTTGTTTCTATTGGATATTATGCCTTGGTAGATTTTTCTAAAGTAACTCCAAAAGTTGATTTTCTTTCAACAAATTGTGAGTGGAGATCTATAGAGGACTTACCTGAACTTATGATGGATCATCGTTTTATTTTTGATAAGGCTTTAATCACTTTAAGAAAACAATTAGTGCATAAGCCTATAGGTTATAATTTACTACCAGAAAAATTTACAATGCCAGAGCTTCAAAAACTTTATGAAAAAATATTAGGCAAAAAATTAAATCGTGGTAATTTTTACCGTAAAATGTTGCGCTATGATATTTTGAATAAGTTAGACGAAACAAGAAAAGGTGGAGCACATAAAGCTCCAGATTTATATAGTTTTAATTTAAAAAAATATCAAGAAGCTTTAAAAAATGGGTTAAACGAAATTTGGTAG
- a CDS encoding nuclear transport factor 2 family protein → MARVIFYLAFLITSALFGQNEVEETKVKAAVDTFFEGFHKGDTTLMKSVMMDKILMQTAYKNKEGKDILVTDEPGKLINAIASRPIDQKWDERLLDYSIKVDGNMANAWTPYEFWYNDTFSHCGVNSFQLFKDGDQWKIIYLIDTRRRSTCGKE, encoded by the coding sequence ATGGCACGCGTAATATTTTATCTGGCATTTCTAATTACATCAGCTTTGTTTGGACAGAATGAAGTAGAGGAAACTAAAGTTAAGGCAGCAGTTGATACTTTTTTTGAAGGGTTTCATAAAGGAGATACTACACTAATGAAATCGGTTATGATGGATAAAATACTCATGCAAACCGCTTATAAGAATAAAGAAGGTAAAGACATTTTAGTAACAGATGAACCTGGAAAACTTATTAATGCAATTGCGAGTAGACCTATAGATCAAAAATGGGATGAACGTTTGTTAGATTATAGCATTAAAGTTGATGGTAATATGGCTAATGCTTGGACACCTTATGAGTTTTGGTATAACGATACATTTAGTCATTGTGGAGTTAATTCGTTTCAGCTTTTTAAAGATGGAGACCAATGGAAAATTATTTATTTAATTGACACCAGACGTCGCTCAACTTGTGGGAAAGAATAA